The following are encoded together in the Onychostoma macrolepis isolate SWU-2019 chromosome 03, ASM1243209v1, whole genome shotgun sequence genome:
- the sez6l2 gene encoding seizure protein 6 homolog isoform X1 encodes MVFTVFAVTLSVTLLHLASGASLGTSDSEAPPTVTSSPRPLGDLIHAALLSKEYLGHTPGTRGTTTNPTQAIPSIRESDPASTVMSPGILTTAVTSSAAPQAGQSGFGSAVTSPPAEEETTTTLITTTTITTVHTPVQCNASLSGMEGIVESPDPLSSSSPFSPLECTYSITVYLGYGVEIQVKKLNLSKEESLTILELGGTAPELLANETLMSEGQVIRSSTNQVQIHYKSLKQANHGVFSFHYQAFLLSCSFPLSPESGGVTVTDIHPGGQAHFHCDPGFEVRGHEVATCLNSTRPKWSTPEPQCVAVSCGGWIRNATVGRILSPILPSASNHSSGSNLSCHWLLEAKEGHRLHLHFERVALDEDNDKLIVRSGNSSTAPLLFDSDLDDIPERGFVSEGMSLYVELTADSSSIPLLLALRYEAFDGEHCYEPYLPHGNFSSSDITFPLGTVVTFSCSPGFVMEQGSGVMECVDPNDPHWNESEPVCRALCGGELTEPVGTVLSPDWPQSYSKGQDCVWQIHVSEDKRIELDVQILNIRHNDILTIFDGHDLTSHVIGQYLGSRERFRVVSGGSEVTIQFQSDPDDSTFILSQGFLIHYREVEPNDTCPALPQIEFGWSSSSHPSLVRGSVLTYQCQPGYDIVGSDIITCQWDLSWSNNPPTCVKSFDVPSVQQCPDPGEVVNGARSVHPESGFAVGTVVRFTCNQGYQLEGPNQISCHGRDTGMPKWSDRSPKCVLKYDPCPNPGVPDNGYQTLYKHSYQAGETLRFFCYEGYELIGEVIINCVPGHPSQWNSPPPFCKVAYEGLLDDHKLEVSQALEASHQMLSENIALAIILPIILVILLIGGIYMYYTNVCRWQWKPLFWKSLSHTHSYSPITVESDFNNPLYEAGDTREYEVSI; translated from the exons GTGCATCTTTAGGGACGTCAGATTCTGAGGCTCCTCCCACCGTGACCTCCAGTCCCCGGCCCTTGGGAGATCTCATCCATGCTGCGCTTCTGAGTAAGGAGTATCTGGGCCACACCCCTGGTACCAGAG GTACAACTACTAACCCGACCCAGGCCATCCCGTCCATCAGAGAATCAGATCCCGCCtccacagtgatgtcaccaggAATCCTCACCACCGCAGTGACCTCATCAGCTGCACCTCAAGCAGGCCAATCAGGTTTTGGGAGTGCCGTGACATCACCACCAGCTGAGGAAGAGACCACAACCACTCTAATCactacaacaacaataacaacagtgCACACACCAG TTCAGTGCAATGCCAGTCTGTCAGGAATGGAGGGAATAGTCGAGTCCCCTGATCCACTCTCCTCCTCATCTCCCTTTTCCCCGCTGGAGTGCACCTACAGCATCACCGTTTATCTTGGATATGGTGTTGAAATACAG GTGAAGAAACTAAACTTGTCCAAGGAGGAGTCGCTTACAATTCTGGAGCTGGGTGGTACAGCGCCTGAGCTTTTGGCCAATGAGACGCTAATGAGCGAAGGTCAGGTGATTCGTAGCTCAACCAACCAAGTGCAGATCCACTATAAAAGCCTGAAGCAAGCCAATCATGGTGTTTTCAGCTTTCACTATCAAG CGTTCCTCCTGTCCTGCTCGTTTCCTCTCTCCCCTGAGAGTGGTGGAGTGACTGTCACTGATATTCATCCTGGAGGTCAGGCTCACTTCCACTGTGATCCTGGATTTGAAGTCAGAGGTCATGAGGTTGCAACCTGTTTGAATTCCACCCGACCCAAATGGAGCACCCCAGAACCCCAGTGTGTGG CTGTATCTTGTGGAGGGTGGATTAGAAATGCTACTGTTGGACGCATCCTGTCCCCAATCCTCCCCTCTGCGAGTAACCATAGCAGCGGTAGCAACCTGAGCTGCCATTGGCTGCTGGAAGCCAAGGAAGGCCACAGGCTCCACCTCCATTTTGAGAGGGTGGCTCTTGATGAAGACAATGACAA GCTGATTGTGCGCAGTGGCAATAGCTCTACAGCTCCTCTCCTCTTCGACTCGGATCTGGATGACATTCCAGAACGAGGCTTTGTGAGCGAGGGAATGTCTCTGTATGTGGAGCTCACGGCTGATTCCTCCTCCATCCCACTGCTGCTGGCTCTCCGCTATGAAG CCTTTGATGGGGAACACTGTTACGAACCTTACCTGCCTCATGGGAATTTCAGCAGTAGCGACATCACCTTCCCACTGGGTACAGTAGTAACCTTCTCATGCTCTCCTGGTTTCGTCATGGAGCAAGGCTCAGGAGTTATGGAGTGCGTTGACCCCAATGACCCTCACTGGAATGAGAGTGAACCTGTCTGCAGAG CTTTATGTGGAGGGGAGCTCACGGAACCGGTGGGAACTGTGTTGTCACCTGACTGGCCACAGAGCTACTCGAAGGGGCAGGACTGTGTGTGGCAAATACATGTCAGCGAGGACAAGCGCATCGAACTGGATGTACAAAT TTTGAACATCCGCCATAACGACATTCTCACAATATTTGATGGTCATGATCTGACGTCACACGTGATTGGACAGTACCTGGGCTCAAGAGAAAGGTTCAGGGTTGTATCAGGAGGTTCAGAGGTCACCATTCAGTTTCAGAGCGATCCTGATGACTCCACATTTATACTGAGCCAAGGCTTCCTCATTCACTACAGAG AGGTGGAACCAAATGACACATGTCCTGCCCTTCCGCAAATTGAGTTTGGCTGGAGCAGCTCCTCCCACCCGTCTCTGGTGAGAGGCAGTGTGTTAACCTATCAGTGTCAGCCTGGTTATGACATTGTTGGCTCTGACATCATCACCTGCCAGTGGGATCTCTCCTGGAGCAACAACCCGCCCACCTGTGTGAAAA GCTTTGATGTCCCTTCAGTCCAACAGTGCCCTGATCCTGGAGAAGTGGTCAATGGAGCACGCTCAGTACATCCGGAGTCTGGTTTTGCTGTGGGAACAGTGGTACGCTTCACATGTAACCAGGGTTATCAGTTGGAAGGCCCGAACCAGATCTCCTGTCATGGCAGAGACACCGGCATGCCTAAATGGAGCGACCGCAGCCCAAAGTGTGTCT taaaatatgatCCATGCCCAAACCCTGGTGTGCCTGACAATGGCTATCAGACTCTGTACAAGCACAGTTATCAGGCAGGAGAGACGCTGCGCTTCTTCTGCTATGAGGGCTATGAGCTCATTGGGGAAGTTATCATCAATTGTGTCCCAGGACACCCCTCTCAGTGGAACAGCCCACCACCCTTCTGTAAAG TGGCCTATGAAGGGCTACTGGACGATCATAAATTGGAAG TTTCTCAGGCATTAGAGGCCTCTCATCAAATGCTGAGTGAGAACATTGCATTAGCCATTATTTTGCCAATCATTCTGGTCATCCTTCTGATTGGTGGAATCTACATGTACTATACCAA TGTGTGTAGGTGGCAGTGGAAACCGTTGTTCTGgaagtctctctctcacacccACTCCTACAGTCCCATTACGGTGGAGTCTGACTTTAACAACCCTCTCTATGAGGCAGGG GACACACGAGAGTATGAGGTGTCCATCTGA
- the sez6l2 gene encoding seizure protein 6 homolog isoform X2, whose translation MVFTVFAVTLSVTLLHLASGASLGTSDSEAPPTVTSSPRPLGDLIHAALLSKEYLGHTPGTRGTTTNPTQAIPSIRESDPASTVMSPGILTTAVTSSAAPQAGQSGFGSAVTSPPAEEETTTTLITTTTITTVHTPVQCNASLSGMEGIVESPDPLSSSSPFSPLECTYSITVYLGYGVEIQVKKLNLSKEESLTILELGGTAPELLANETLMSEGQVIRSSTNQVQIHYKSLKQANHGVFSFHYQAFLLSCSFPLSPESGGVTVTDIHPGGQAHFHCDPGFEVRGHEVATCLNSTRPKWSTPEPQCVAVSCGGWIRNATVGRILSPILPSASNHSSGSNLSCHWLLEAKEGHRLHLHFERVALDEDNDKLIVRSGNSSTAPLLFDSDLDDIPERGFVSEGMSLYVELTADSSSIPLLLALRYEAFDGEHCYEPYLPHGNFSSSDITFPLGTVVTFSCSPGFVMEQGSGVMECVDPNDPHWNESEPVCRALCGGELTEPVGTVLSPDWPQSYSKGQDCVWQIHVSEDKRIELDVQILNIRHNDILTIFDGHDLTSHVIGQYLGSRERFRVVSGGSEVTIQFQSDPDDSTFILSQGFLIHYREVEPNDTCPALPQIEFGWSSSSHPSLVRGSVLTYQCQPGYDIVGSDIITCQWDLSWSNNPPTCVKIQQCPDPGEVVNGARSVHPESGFAVGTVVRFTCNQGYQLEGPNQISCHGRDTGMPKWSDRSPKCVLKYDPCPNPGVPDNGYQTLYKHSYQAGETLRFFCYEGYELIGEVIINCVPGHPSQWNSPPPFCKVAYEGLLDDHKLEVSQALEASHQMLSENIALAIILPIILVILLIGGIYMYYTNVCRWQWKPLFWKSLSHTHSYSPITVESDFNNPLYEAGDTREYEVSI comes from the exons GTGCATCTTTAGGGACGTCAGATTCTGAGGCTCCTCCCACCGTGACCTCCAGTCCCCGGCCCTTGGGAGATCTCATCCATGCTGCGCTTCTGAGTAAGGAGTATCTGGGCCACACCCCTGGTACCAGAG GTACAACTACTAACCCGACCCAGGCCATCCCGTCCATCAGAGAATCAGATCCCGCCtccacagtgatgtcaccaggAATCCTCACCACCGCAGTGACCTCATCAGCTGCACCTCAAGCAGGCCAATCAGGTTTTGGGAGTGCCGTGACATCACCACCAGCTGAGGAAGAGACCACAACCACTCTAATCactacaacaacaataacaacagtgCACACACCAG TTCAGTGCAATGCCAGTCTGTCAGGAATGGAGGGAATAGTCGAGTCCCCTGATCCACTCTCCTCCTCATCTCCCTTTTCCCCGCTGGAGTGCACCTACAGCATCACCGTTTATCTTGGATATGGTGTTGAAATACAG GTGAAGAAACTAAACTTGTCCAAGGAGGAGTCGCTTACAATTCTGGAGCTGGGTGGTACAGCGCCTGAGCTTTTGGCCAATGAGACGCTAATGAGCGAAGGTCAGGTGATTCGTAGCTCAACCAACCAAGTGCAGATCCACTATAAAAGCCTGAAGCAAGCCAATCATGGTGTTTTCAGCTTTCACTATCAAG CGTTCCTCCTGTCCTGCTCGTTTCCTCTCTCCCCTGAGAGTGGTGGAGTGACTGTCACTGATATTCATCCTGGAGGTCAGGCTCACTTCCACTGTGATCCTGGATTTGAAGTCAGAGGTCATGAGGTTGCAACCTGTTTGAATTCCACCCGACCCAAATGGAGCACCCCAGAACCCCAGTGTGTGG CTGTATCTTGTGGAGGGTGGATTAGAAATGCTACTGTTGGACGCATCCTGTCCCCAATCCTCCCCTCTGCGAGTAACCATAGCAGCGGTAGCAACCTGAGCTGCCATTGGCTGCTGGAAGCCAAGGAAGGCCACAGGCTCCACCTCCATTTTGAGAGGGTGGCTCTTGATGAAGACAATGACAA GCTGATTGTGCGCAGTGGCAATAGCTCTACAGCTCCTCTCCTCTTCGACTCGGATCTGGATGACATTCCAGAACGAGGCTTTGTGAGCGAGGGAATGTCTCTGTATGTGGAGCTCACGGCTGATTCCTCCTCCATCCCACTGCTGCTGGCTCTCCGCTATGAAG CCTTTGATGGGGAACACTGTTACGAACCTTACCTGCCTCATGGGAATTTCAGCAGTAGCGACATCACCTTCCCACTGGGTACAGTAGTAACCTTCTCATGCTCTCCTGGTTTCGTCATGGAGCAAGGCTCAGGAGTTATGGAGTGCGTTGACCCCAATGACCCTCACTGGAATGAGAGTGAACCTGTCTGCAGAG CTTTATGTGGAGGGGAGCTCACGGAACCGGTGGGAACTGTGTTGTCACCTGACTGGCCACAGAGCTACTCGAAGGGGCAGGACTGTGTGTGGCAAATACATGTCAGCGAGGACAAGCGCATCGAACTGGATGTACAAAT TTTGAACATCCGCCATAACGACATTCTCACAATATTTGATGGTCATGATCTGACGTCACACGTGATTGGACAGTACCTGGGCTCAAGAGAAAGGTTCAGGGTTGTATCAGGAGGTTCAGAGGTCACCATTCAGTTTCAGAGCGATCCTGATGACTCCACATTTATACTGAGCCAAGGCTTCCTCATTCACTACAGAG AGGTGGAACCAAATGACACATGTCCTGCCCTTCCGCAAATTGAGTTTGGCTGGAGCAGCTCCTCCCACCCGTCTCTGGTGAGAGGCAGTGTGTTAACCTATCAGTGTCAGCCTGGTTATGACATTGTTGGCTCTGACATCATCACCTGCCAGTGGGATCTCTCCTGGAGCAACAACCCGCCCACCTGTGTGAAAA TCCAACAGTGCCCTGATCCTGGAGAAGTGGTCAATGGAGCACGCTCAGTACATCCGGAGTCTGGTTTTGCTGTGGGAACAGTGGTACGCTTCACATGTAACCAGGGTTATCAGTTGGAAGGCCCGAACCAGATCTCCTGTCATGGCAGAGACACCGGCATGCCTAAATGGAGCGACCGCAGCCCAAAGTGTGTCT taaaatatgatCCATGCCCAAACCCTGGTGTGCCTGACAATGGCTATCAGACTCTGTACAAGCACAGTTATCAGGCAGGAGAGACGCTGCGCTTCTTCTGCTATGAGGGCTATGAGCTCATTGGGGAAGTTATCATCAATTGTGTCCCAGGACACCCCTCTCAGTGGAACAGCCCACCACCCTTCTGTAAAG TGGCCTATGAAGGGCTACTGGACGATCATAAATTGGAAG TTTCTCAGGCATTAGAGGCCTCTCATCAAATGCTGAGTGAGAACATTGCATTAGCCATTATTTTGCCAATCATTCTGGTCATCCTTCTGATTGGTGGAATCTACATGTACTATACCAA TGTGTGTAGGTGGCAGTGGAAACCGTTGTTCTGgaagtctctctctcacacccACTCCTACAGTCCCATTACGGTGGAGTCTGACTTTAACAACCCTCTCTATGAGGCAGGG GACACACGAGAGTATGAGGTGTCCATCTGA